In Equus quagga isolate Etosha38 chromosome 14, UCLA_HA_Equagga_1.0, whole genome shotgun sequence, one DNA window encodes the following:
- the LOC124225683 gene encoding adhesion G protein-coupled receptor E4-like, with amino-acid sequence MGRVDPILEVITYVGLSLSLLCLFLAALTFLLCRPIQNISTTLHLQFSICLFLANLLFLTGMDQTEPKVLCSIIAGVLHYLYLASFTWMLLEGLYLFLTVRNLTVANYTTIRRFNKRFMYPFGYGIPAVIVAVSAIVGHKNYGTYTHCWLKVHKGFIWSFMGPVAVIILINLVFCFLILWILRNKLSSLNKEVSTIQDTRVMTFKAIAQLFILGCSWGLGFFMVEEVGNTIGSVIAYAFTIINVLQGFFLFLVHCLLNRQVRKEYRKWFSGMLKGVETESTEVSPSTTHTKMEELGQPSEFCHRRDTASVQPPPQAHLVTASWQGTES; translated from the exons ATGGGCAGA GTGGATCCTATTCTGGAGGTGATCACCTACGTGGGACTGAGCCTCTCTCTGCTGTGCCTCTTCCTGGCAGccctcaccttcctcctctgccGACCCATTCAGAACATCAGCACCACCCTCCACCTGCAGTTCTCAATCTGCCTCTTCCTGGCCAACCTCCTCTTTCTCACCGGGATGGATCAAACCGAGCCTAAG GTGCTGTGTTCCATCATCGCAGGGGTGTTGCACTATCTCTACTTGGCCTCCTTCACCTGGATGCTCCTGGAAGGGCTGTACCTCTTTCTCACTGTTAGGAACCTCACGGTGGCCAACTACACCACCATACGCAGATTCAACAAGAGGTTCATGTACCCTTTCGGCTATGGGATTCCAGCTGTGATTGTGGCTGTGTCTGCAATAGTAGGACACAAAAACTATGGAACCTATACTCA CTGCTGGCTCAAAGTTCATAAAGGGTTCATCTGGAGCTTCATGGGGCCAGTGGCGGTCATTATCTTG ATAAACTTGGTGTTTTGCTTCCTAATTCTGTGGATTTTGAGAAACAAACTTTCCTCCCTCAATAAAGAAGTTTCCACCATTCAGGATACCAG agtcATGACATTTAAAGCCATTGCTCAGCTATTTATCCTGGGCTGTTCTTGGGGCCTTGGTTTTTTTATGGTTGAAGAAGTCGGGAATACAATCGGATCAGTCATTGCCTATGCATTCACCATCATCAATGTCCTGCagggcttttttctctttttggtacACTGTCTCCTTAATCGCCAG GTGCGAAAGGAATACAGGAAATGGTTTAGTGGGATGCTGAAAGGGGTTGAAACTGAAAGCACTGAAGTATCTCCTTCTACTACCCACACCAAAATG GAGGAACTGGGGCAGCCATCAGAATTCTGTCACAGGAGAGACACCGCGTCTGTCCAACCGCCGCCTCAGGCTCATCTTGTCACTGCTTCTTGGCAAGGCACAGAAAGCTGA